In Vibrio atlanticus, the following proteins share a genomic window:
- a CDS encoding type I polyketide synthase, producing the protein MSQPETNTPESVDDSRLNKRLKDMPVAIVGMASMFANSRYLNKFWDLISEKIDAITEVPDTHWRPEDYYDSDRTTPDKSYCKRGGFIPEVDFNPMEFGLPPNILELTDTSQLLSLIVAKEVLEDAKLPEGYDRDKIGITLGVGGGQKIAQSLNARLQYPVLKKVFKSSGISDDDSEMLIKKFQDQYIHWEENSFPGSLGNVISGRIANRFDLGGINCVVDAACAGSLAAMRMALSELVEGRSEMMITGGVCTDNSPTMYMSFSKTPAFTTNETIQPFDIDSKGMMIGEGIGMVALKRLEDAERDGDRIYSVIKGVGSSSDGKFKSIYAPRPEGQAKALKRAYDDAGFAPHTLGLLEAHGTGTAAGDVAEFGGLNSVFSENNEEKQHIALGSVKSQIGHTKSTAGTAGLIKAALALHHKVLPPTINVSAPNPKLDIENSPFYLNTQTRPWMKRVDGTPRRAGISSFGFGGTNFHVVLEEYTPEHARGDKYRQRQVPQTLLFSAESRQALINELNQVSTQAADAVFKLEALAEQHALREVNAKHARLGLVVTDQADLQAQLTQAVSMLESQTKTHWQMPNGTSYRESALIAENGAGKVAALFAGQGSQYLNMGRELACHYPEMRQQLAQADQVFGQHKKTALSQILFPIPTFTPEATKAQEAVLTNTANAQSAIGTVSMGQFDIMTQAGFKADMVAGHSFGELSALCASGVISQDDYYQLAFARGDAMAATPEQGDSGTMFAVILDADKLPAVESCISQFEGVSIANYNAPTQLVIAGPTATVQQAAQALTELGFKAIALPVSGAFHTPLVAHAQKPFASAIDKASFSAPTLPLYSNATGKLHSKDAKAIKKAFKQHMLQSVRFSEQIEAMYEAGARVFVEFGPKNILQKLVEKTLADKNEELYAISINPSPKGDSDQQLRLAAVQLCVAGVSLDNIDPYQADIAEPAKASPMNIKLNATNYISPATRKKMDQSLASGNVTEKTEIVEVKVEVEKIVEKEVIKTEIVEVPVAAPQASNVQQSTAPAPSAQVVTAAQQPQVAQSAPATIQPAAQVTVDESSLQSFFNAQQQAAEVHQQFLAIPQQYGDTFNTLMSEQAKMATAGVAIPENLQRSMEMFHQHQAETLKAHAHYLEMQAHSNNSALNMLTQGSVQTAQPTFVAPVNAQPAIQAPTTPAAIVQQAVAQVQTAPVQAQPVQAAPVQNTTTQKAPVQKTAPAPQVAAQAAAPVAAQPVPVKAQPAPVAAPVAVQSADAEKVMLEVVAEKTGYPTEMLDLEMDMEADLGIDSIKRVEILGTVQDEMPNLPDLNPEDLAECRTLGEIVEYMNSKSMNSKMPASAPVAAQPSATAPVQAANGLDAKVVQQTMLEVVAEKTGYPTEMLDLEMDMEADLGIDSIKRVEILGTVQDELPTLPELNPEDLAECRTLGEIVAYMNSKLPASAPVVAQTAATSVQAASGLDAAVVQKTMLEVVAEKTGYPTEMLDLAMDMEADLGIDSIKRVEILGTVQDELPTLPELNPEDLAECRTLGEIVAYMNSKLPASAPAAQVSAPAQAVSNGLNAEQVQSTMLSVVADKTGYPTEMLDLAMDMEADLGIDSIKRVEILGTVQDQLPTLPELNPEDLAECRTLGEIVAYMNSKLGANEAPNAAPAPEAATASVESASNDLNPAHVQSTMMEVVADKTGYPAEMLDLAMDMEADLGIDSIKRVEILGTVQDQLPTLPELNPEDLAECRTLGEIVTYMQSKLSAAAPVATPKAESVTPIAETATAELPPHNEVALKKLPAADKLVDCFSKDACVVITDDGHNAGVLAEKLTANGIQVAVVRSALSAASPLNSEIASYTLNSVDDAGVTAVINDIEADLKTSNKVIAGFIHLQAIVDAKQSNEQAVNLNADSRASLTTAFLFAKHLNGQLNAVSGRSVFFTLSRIDGGFGYLDTKQLANAELNQAALSGLTKTLSHEWSNVFCRALDADASIDARHLAEAITGELFDIDTNTVEIGLSHAENGESGRATLIATTPGDAQTKNAGAQLTKSDKVLVTGGAKGVTFECALTLAKQCKSHFILAGRSKHITSAELPQWAQGKQEKELKPAAIAHLQATGDKPTPKKVDTLLKPVLSSLEINAALAAFNEIGASAEYLSLDVSNHESVAKTLANFDGITGLIHGAGVLADKHIQDKTLDELNMVYGTKVGGLEAVLGGLDSSKLKLIAMFSSAAGFYGNTGQSDYSMSNEILNKAALQLSARYPQAKVMSFNWGPWDGGMVNAALKRMFTERGVYVIPLQAGAELFSSQLLNETGIQLLVGTSMQGSDNKEDAVKKLNAESVHLAESPLNKSITVTRNLDPKALPFIQDHCIAGNPVLPTVCAIQWMREVAEQLLGVNVSVHNYKLLKGVIFDTDEVQELTLVLSADTKKPSSDAKSKGQLKAVISCQGRPQYQAQLQVASVQVSEDVQQASTKRFEANTSAPVTTAQALYSDGTLFHGPRLQGITSVERFDDLGLLAQCQLPQIENSDCGSFIPKQGFGDSQPFAEDYLLQAMLVWARLKYGAASLPSAIGEFICYAPMHNGDQGWLELSVIKSTARSLQADISLYHQDGRLSAVIKGAKVTISKSLNDAFLPKSSSAVSKKEATKNPEKEQLS; encoded by the coding sequence ATGAGCCAACCCGAGACAAATACACCGGAATCAGTCGACGATTCTCGACTGAATAAACGCCTTAAAGATATGCCTGTCGCTATCGTTGGTATGGCGAGCATGTTTGCAAACTCTCGCTACCTGAATAAATTTTGGGATCTTATCAGCGAAAAGATCGATGCGATTACTGAAGTACCAGATACGCACTGGCGTCCAGAAGATTACTACGATTCAGATCGTACTACGCCAGACAAGTCTTACTGTAAGCGCGGTGGTTTCATCCCAGAAGTAGACTTCAACCCTATGGAGTTCGGTCTTCCGCCAAATATCCTAGAACTGACTGATACTTCACAGCTGCTTTCTTTGATCGTTGCAAAAGAAGTACTTGAAGATGCCAAGCTGCCTGAAGGCTACGATCGCGATAAGATCGGTATTACACTCGGTGTAGGCGGTGGTCAGAAAATCGCTCAAAGCCTAAATGCTCGTCTTCAATACCCTGTTTTGAAAAAAGTCTTCAAGAGCAGTGGTATCAGCGACGACGACAGCGAAATGCTGATCAAAAAATTCCAAGACCAATACATCCACTGGGAAGAGAACTCATTCCCTGGTTCATTGGGTAACGTAATTTCAGGTCGTATTGCTAACCGCTTTGACCTTGGTGGCATCAACTGTGTAGTAGATGCTGCGTGTGCAGGCTCTCTAGCCGCAATGCGTATGGCTCTAAGTGAGCTGGTTGAAGGCCGCAGTGAAATGATGATCACAGGTGGTGTGTGTACTGATAACTCACCAACCATGTACATGAGCTTCTCTAAAACACCTGCGTTTACCACCAATGAAACCATTCAACCTTTCGACATCGACTCAAAAGGCATGATGATTGGTGAAGGCATCGGCATGGTTGCTCTTAAGCGTCTTGAAGATGCAGAGCGCGACGGCGACAGAATCTACTCAGTGATAAAAGGTGTCGGTTCTTCTTCGGATGGTAAGTTCAAGAGTATTTACGCACCTCGCCCTGAAGGACAAGCAAAAGCACTAAAACGTGCTTACGATGATGCTGGTTTCGCACCGCACACGCTTGGCCTATTAGAAGCGCACGGCACAGGTACAGCAGCGGGTGATGTGGCTGAATTTGGTGGCCTAAACTCAGTGTTCAGCGAGAACAATGAAGAGAAGCAACACATTGCGCTAGGCTCTGTGAAATCTCAAATTGGTCACACTAAATCAACTGCGGGTACTGCAGGTTTAATCAAAGCGGCATTAGCACTGCACCACAAAGTACTGCCGCCAACGATCAACGTATCGGCTCCGAATCCTAAGTTGGATATCGAGAACTCACCGTTCTACCTAAACACACAAACGCGTCCTTGGATGAAACGTGTCGACGGCACACCACGCCGTGCAGGTATCAGCTCATTCGGTTTTGGTGGCACTAACTTCCATGTTGTATTGGAAGAGTACACGCCAGAGCACGCTCGCGGTGACAAATACCGTCAGCGCCAAGTACCGCAAACACTGTTATTCAGCGCGGAATCTCGTCAAGCACTGATCAATGAGCTCAACCAGGTTTCAACTCAAGCTGCAGACGCTGTGTTCAAACTGGAAGCGCTTGCTGAGCAGCACGCTCTACGCGAAGTTAACGCTAAGCACGCTCGTCTTGGTTTAGTTGTAACTGACCAAGCAGACCTTCAAGCGCAACTGACTCAGGCTGTTTCTATGCTTGAGAGCCAAACCAAAACACATTGGCAGATGCCAAACGGTACTAGCTACCGTGAGTCGGCACTGATTGCAGAAAATGGTGCAGGTAAAGTGGCAGCACTATTTGCCGGTCAAGGTTCGCAATACCTAAACATGGGTCGTGAGCTTGCGTGTCACTACCCAGAGATGCGTCAACAGCTTGCTCAAGCGGATCAAGTATTTGGTCAGCACAAGAAAACGGCTCTGTCGCAAATTCTGTTCCCAATTCCAACTTTCACACCAGAAGCAACCAAAGCTCAAGAAGCGGTGTTAACCAACACGGCCAATGCTCAAAGTGCGATTGGTACTGTGTCTATGGGTCAGTTCGACATCATGACTCAAGCTGGCTTCAAAGCCGACATGGTCGCAGGCCACAGCTTTGGTGAGCTAAGCGCGTTATGTGCATCGGGTGTTATCTCGCAAGACGATTACTACCAGCTAGCTTTCGCTCGTGGCGATGCGATGGCAGCGACACCAGAACAAGGCGACAGTGGTACGATGTTTGCGGTCATCCTAGACGCAGACAAACTTCCAGCCGTTGAAAGCTGCATCAGCCAATTCGAAGGCGTGAGCATTGCCAACTACAACGCTCCGACTCAACTGGTTATTGCAGGTCCAACTGCGACGGTTCAACAAGCAGCGCAAGCGCTAACAGAACTAGGCTTCAAAGCGATTGCTCTGCCAGTGTCTGGTGCTTTCCACACACCGCTTGTTGCTCACGCTCAAAAACCATTTGCTTCTGCAATTGACAAAGCTTCATTTAGCGCTCCAACGCTGCCGCTTTACTCGAACGCAACGGGCAAACTGCACAGCAAAGACGCTAAAGCGATCAAGAAAGCGTTCAAGCAACACATGCTGCAATCGGTTCGTTTCAGTGAACAAATTGAAGCGATGTATGAAGCCGGTGCGCGTGTATTCGTTGAGTTCGGTCCGAAGAACATTCTTCAAAAACTGGTTGAGAAAACATTGGCTGATAAGAACGAAGAGCTTTACGCAATCAGTATCAACCCAAGCCCTAAAGGCGACAGTGACCAACAGCTTCGTTTAGCTGCGGTTCAACTGTGTGTGGCAGGTGTTTCATTAGACAACATTGACCCTTACCAAGCTGACATTGCTGAACCTGCAAAGGCATCACCAATGAACATCAAGCTGAATGCAACCAACTACATCAGCCCTGCTACTCGTAAGAAAATGGATCAATCATTGGCTTCGGGCAACGTCACCGAAAAGACTGAGATTGTTGAAGTGAAAGTTGAAGTCGAGAAAATCGTGGAAAAAGAAGTGATTAAAACAGAAATCGTTGAAGTACCTGTGGCTGCTCCTCAAGCTTCAAATGTACAACAGTCAACTGCTCCAGCACCAAGTGCACAAGTAGTAACAGCAGCTCAGCAGCCACAAGTGGCGCAATCTGCACCAGCGACTATTCAGCCAGCAGCTCAAGTAACAGTTGATGAATCTTCACTGCAATCGTTCTTCAATGCTCAACAACAAGCAGCAGAAGTACATCAGCAATTCTTGGCGATTCCTCAGCAATACGGTGACACATTCAACACCCTAATGTCTGAGCAAGCGAAAATGGCAACAGCAGGCGTAGCAATTCCTGAGAACCTACAGCGTTCTATGGAAATGTTCCACCAGCACCAAGCTGAAACGCTAAAAGCGCACGCTCATTACCTAGAAATGCAAGCGCACAGCAACAACTCAGCACTTAATATGCTGACGCAAGGTTCAGTACAAACGGCACAACCAACCTTCGTTGCGCCAGTAAATGCTCAACCAGCGATTCAAGCTCCAACTACTCCAGCAGCTATCGTCCAACAGGCGGTAGCTCAAGTACAGACTGCTCCTGTACAAGCTCAGCCTGTTCAAGCTGCGCCGGTTCAAAATACAACAACTCAGAAAGCTCCAGTACAGAAAACCGCTCCTGCTCCACAAGTAGCGGCTCAAGCGGCAGCGCCTGTTGCAGCTCAACCTGTGCCAGTTAAAGCGCAACCGGCTCCTGTGGCTGCACCAGTAGCAGTACAATCAGCAGATGCTGAGAAAGTGATGCTAGAAGTGGTCGCCGAGAAAACGGGTTACCCAACAGAAATGCTTGATCTAGAAATGGACATGGAAGCAGACCTTGGTATCGACTCAATCAAGCGCGTAGAGATCCTTGGTACCGTTCAAGACGAAATGCCGAATCTACCTGATCTGAACCCTGAAGATTTAGCTGAGTGTCGTACTCTTGGTGAAATCGTCGAGTACATGAACAGTAAAAGCATGAACAGCAAGATGCCAGCATCAGCGCCTGTGGCAGCACAGCCAAGCGCAACTGCTCCTGTTCAAGCCGCTAACGGTCTTGATGCGAAAGTCGTTCAACAAACCATGCTAGAAGTGGTTGCTGAGAAGACAGGTTACCCAACGGAAATGCTTGATCTAGAAATGGATATGGAAGCAGACCTTGGTATCGACTCAATCAAACGTGTTGAGATTCTTGGTACGGTTCAAGATGAACTGCCTACTCTTCCAGAGCTAAATCCTGAAGACTTAGCAGAGTGTCGCACTCTTGGCGAGATCGTTGCTTACATGAACAGCAAGCTTCCGGCTTCTGCTCCTGTAGTCGCTCAAACTGCAGCAACTTCAGTTCAAGCAGCTAGCGGTTTAGATGCCGCTGTCGTTCAGAAAACCATGTTAGAAGTGGTAGCAGAGAAGACGGGCTACCCGACTGAAATGCTAGACCTAGCAATGGACATGGAAGCTGACCTTGGTATCGACTCAATCAAGCGTGTTGAAATTCTAGGTACGGTTCAAGACGAACTACCGACTCTTCCAGAGCTAAACCCTGAAGACTTAGCTGAATGTCGCACTCTAGGCGAAATCGTAGCCTACATGAACAGCAAGCTTCCGGCTTCTGCTCCAGCAGCTCAAGTATCTGCACCAGCGCAAGCAGTCTCAAACGGTTTAAACGCCGAGCAAGTTCAAAGCACAATGTTGAGCGTAGTGGCTGATAAAACGGGCTACCCAACAGAAATGCTAGACCTAGCAATGGATATGGAAGCAGACCTTGGCATCGACTCAATCAAACGTGTTGAGATCCTTGGTACGGTTCAAGACCAGCTACCAACATTGCCAGAGCTGAACCCTGAAGATCTAGCTGAGTGTCGTACACTAGGCGAAATCGTTGCTTACATGAACAGCAAGCTAGGCGCTAATGAAGCTCCTAACGCAGCGCCTGCTCCAGAAGCAGCTACAGCCTCAGTAGAAAGCGCAAGCAACGACCTAAATCCTGCTCACGTTCAATCAACAATGATGGAAGTGGTTGCCGACAAAACAGGCTACCCAGCAGAAATGCTCGACCTAGCGATGGACATGGAAGCAGACCTTGGTATCGACTCAATCAAACGCGTTGAGATCCTAGGTACGGTTCAAGACCAGCTACCAACGCTGCCAGAACTGAATCCTGAAGACTTAGCTGAGTGTCGTACGCTTGGTGAAATCGTTACCTACATGCAAAGCAAGCTATCCGCTGCTGCACCCGTAGCGACTCCTAAAGCTGAATCAGTAACGCCTATCGCAGAAACAGCGACAGCGGAACTTCCTCCACACAATGAGGTAGCGCTAAAAAAGCTACCAGCGGCAGATAAACTCGTCGATTGTTTCTCAAAAGACGCTTGTGTCGTGATCACAGATGATGGTCACAACGCCGGTGTTCTAGCAGAAAAGTTGACCGCTAACGGCATTCAAGTTGCCGTAGTGCGTAGTGCCCTTTCTGCCGCGTCACCTTTAAACAGTGAAATCGCAAGCTACACACTCAACAGCGTCGATGATGCTGGTGTGACTGCGGTTATTAACGACATCGAAGCAGACCTTAAAACGTCGAACAAAGTGATTGCTGGCTTCATTCACCTACAAGCTATCGTTGATGCAAAACAAAGCAACGAGCAAGCGGTTAACTTGAATGCAGACTCAAGAGCTTCGCTAACCACAGCGTTCTTGTTCGCGAAGCACCTAAATGGCCAACTGAATGCTGTTTCTGGTCGCAGCGTGTTCTTCACGCTAAGCCGTATCGATGGTGGCTTTGGTTACCTAGATACTAAGCAACTAGCAAATGCAGAACTTAACCAAGCCGCGTTGTCTGGTCTAACTAAGACACTGAGCCATGAATGGTCAAACGTATTCTGCCGTGCATTAGATGCTGACGCTTCGATTGATGCTCGTCACCTAGCTGAAGCTATCACAGGCGAACTGTTCGATATCGATACCAACACGGTTGAAATCGGCCTTAGCCATGCGGAAAACGGGGAATCTGGTCGTGCAACATTGATTGCGACAACACCAGGTGATGCGCAAACCAAAAACGCAGGTGCTCAGCTCACCAAGAGCGACAAAGTTCTGGTGACGGGTGGCGCTAAAGGCGTGACGTTTGAATGTGCACTGACACTTGCTAAGCAATGTAAGTCTCACTTCATTCTTGCAGGTCGTAGTAAGCATATTACTTCAGCTGAGCTACCTCAGTGGGCACAAGGCAAGCAAGAGAAAGAGCTAAAACCAGCGGCTATCGCTCACCTACAAGCAACAGGTGACAAACCAACGCCGAAGAAAGTTGATACCTTGCTAAAACCGGTATTGAGCAGCCTTGAAATCAACGCAGCACTTGCCGCTTTCAACGAGATTGGCGCGAGCGCTGAGTACCTAAGCCTAGATGTATCGAACCATGAGTCGGTAGCGAAAACACTGGCGAATTTCGACGGCATCACGGGTCTTATCCACGGTGCAGGTGTACTGGCTGACAAACACATTCAAGACAAAACACTTGATGAACTGAACATGGTTTACGGCACGAAAGTGGGCGGACTAGAAGCGGTTCTTGGTGGTCTTGATAGCAGTAAGCTAAAACTGATTGCGATGTTCTCTTCGGCGGCGGGCTTCTACGGAAACACAGGCCAAAGTGATTACTCAATGTCTAACGAAATCCTAAACAAAGCGGCTCTGCAACTGTCTGCTCGCTACCCTCAAGCGAAAGTGATGAGCTTCAACTGGGGACCGTGGGACGGTGGCATGGTCAACGCAGCACTGAAACGTATGTTCACCGAGCGCGGCGTGTATGTTATTCCTCTTCAAGCAGGTGCAGAACTATTTAGTTCTCAACTGCTGAACGAAACTGGCATTCAACTGCTGGTTGGTACTAGCATGCAAGGTTCTGACAACAAGGAAGATGCTGTAAAAAAGCTTAATGCGGAGTCTGTGCATCTTGCAGAGAGTCCGCTGAATAAAAGCATTACTGTGACACGTAATCTTGATCCTAAGGCATTGCCTTTCATTCAAGATCACTGCATTGCCGGTAACCCAGTGTTACCGACAGTGTGTGCCATTCAATGGATGCGTGAAGTCGCTGAGCAACTGTTAGGGGTGAACGTTAGCGTTCACAACTACAAACTGCTGAAAGGTGTGATTTTTGATACTGATGAAGTGCAAGAGCTAACGCTTGTCTTGTCTGCAGACACTAAGAAGCCGTCCTCTGATGCTAAATCAAAAGGTCAGCTAAAAGCAGTGATCAGTTGCCAAGGGCGACCACAGTATCAAGCTCAGTTGCAAGTTGCCTCTGTGCAAGTGTCTGAAGATGTTCAACAAGCGTCGACAAAGCGCTTTGAAGCCAACACTTCAGCACCTGTAACAACGGCACAAGCTTTATACAGCGACGGCACTCTGTTTCATGGACCAAGACTGCAAGGTATTACCTCAGTTGAACGTTTTGACGACTTAGGCTTATTGGCTCAATGCCAGTTGCCTCAGATTGAAAACAGCGACTGCGGATCATTTATTCCTAAGCAAGGTTTTGGTGATAGCCAGCCATTTGCTGAAGATTATCTGTTGCAAGCCATGCTGGTATGGGCTCGATTGAAGTACGGCGCGGCAAGCCTACCGTCTGCAATCGGTGAGTTTATTTGCTACGCACCGATGCACAATGGTGACCAAGGTTGGCTAGAGCTGAGCGTAATAAAAAGCACGGCTCGTTCACTGCAAGCTGATATCTCGCTTTACCACCAAGATGGTCGTTTAAGCGCAGTAATAAAAGGTGCCAAAGTCACTATCAGCAAGAGCTTAAATGACGCATTTTTACCGAAATCTAGCTCAGCAGTGTCGAAGAAAGAGGCGACTAAGAACCCAGAAAAGGAGCAATTGTCATAG
- a CDS encoding PfaB family protein — protein MTVPTNKAMPLRIALLAQPANVAELSADLFPSFPEMVSVVVDGNFNQALTQAIEAVNQGNVVKLGLDSHSPSLLMLSALTAAQNKIHPHAYLASFVDAATEDSVQLSLDIARRPATDLSHQQQYSALSASLQFDELLSMVNAISSRSLPSRSLPSHSLPNHYWFTEPNKARVAALTFSDDSPKATSLILTQATGLHEPKPLLSSERLMFVVSGNDQAELVSQLASLRAELKCVDEAADRELAIASLMHSNLSHFQSAQHNIGLGTNIVIQAASIDAALQEITALENALPKVMADNSHYKTPAGSCFSPKPQSKGGVAFVYPGVGTVYPGMLREYHHHFPQLFARLEREGNLKEMLQADKTYAEDSQEMSLSELAIAGVGSSYLLTQLLCDEFKVQPDFALGYSKGEASMWASLNVWKNPHALIEMTQTSPIFTTAISGELTAVRQDWQLNSDESIQWNSFVVRSDAQAIEALLPEFPRAYLAIIQGDTCVLAGCESTCRALLKKLGKRGIAANRVTAMHTTPALSQHSQVQEFYTQPLFDELPKHIRFISAAGLPTGAPINIDSDSIALSIADTFCSTLDFTALIQSARQQGARLFVEVGADRQTSTLIDKINRGDNVADQYCTITSNAKGGDDIVTLIKCIGQLITHQIPLSVEPLIQGLEQQITTAKQLSGVSKGSAVNHQGELV, from the coding sequence GTGACTGTTCCTACTAATAAAGCGATGCCATTGCGCATCGCTCTTTTAGCTCAGCCAGCAAACGTGGCTGAGCTTTCTGCCGACTTATTCCCCTCGTTCCCTGAAATGGTTTCTGTTGTGGTTGATGGCAATTTTAATCAAGCACTTACTCAAGCAATTGAGGCAGTCAATCAAGGTAATGTCGTTAAGCTTGGTTTGGATTCTCACTCACCATCATTGTTGATGTTGAGTGCACTGACCGCTGCTCAGAATAAGATTCATCCACACGCTTATCTAGCGAGTTTTGTAGATGCAGCTACCGAAGATAGCGTTCAGCTTTCTCTGGATATTGCGCGCCGCCCCGCGACAGATTTAAGCCATCAACAACAATATTCTGCACTTTCTGCTTCGCTGCAGTTTGATGAATTGTTGAGTATGGTTAATGCGATATCGAGCCGTTCATTACCGAGCCGTTCATTGCCGAGCCATTCATTACCTAACCATTACTGGTTCACTGAGCCGAACAAAGCACGTGTTGCTGCGTTAACTTTCAGTGACGATAGCCCAAAAGCCACCAGCCTGATATTGACTCAAGCGACCGGTTTGCACGAACCAAAGCCATTGCTATCCAGCGAGCGTTTGATGTTTGTGGTTTCTGGCAATGACCAAGCCGAATTGGTTTCTCAGCTAGCTTCACTAAGAGCAGAGCTTAAATGCGTTGACGAAGCGGCAGACCGCGAACTTGCTATCGCCAGCTTGATGCATTCAAACCTAAGCCATTTCCAAAGCGCTCAACACAATATTGGCCTTGGTACGAATATCGTGATTCAGGCGGCTTCAATTGATGCTGCACTACAAGAGATCACAGCGCTAGAAAATGCGTTGCCAAAAGTAATGGCTGACAATAGCCACTACAAAACGCCAGCAGGCAGTTGTTTCTCACCGAAGCCTCAAAGTAAAGGTGGCGTTGCATTTGTTTACCCTGGTGTTGGCACGGTTTATCCCGGTATGTTGCGCGAATATCACCACCATTTCCCACAGTTATTTGCTCGTTTAGAACGTGAAGGTAACTTGAAAGAGATGCTGCAGGCTGACAAAACCTACGCTGAAGATTCGCAAGAAATGTCGCTCAGTGAATTGGCAATTGCAGGCGTCGGCAGTAGTTATCTGTTAACACAACTGCTGTGTGATGAATTCAAAGTGCAGCCAGACTTCGCCTTGGGTTACTCCAAGGGTGAAGCTTCCATGTGGGCCAGCTTAAATGTTTGGAAAAACCCACATGCGCTGATTGAGATGACTCAAACCAGTCCTATCTTCACCACGGCTATTTCTGGTGAACTCACCGCAGTGCGTCAAGATTGGCAGCTAAACAGCGACGAAAGCATCCAATGGAATAGCTTTGTGGTTCGCAGTGATGCACAAGCGATTGAGGCTCTGTTACCAGAGTTTCCGCGCGCTTATCTCGCTATCATCCAAGGTGATACTTGCGTGCTAGCAGGTTGTGAAAGCACATGTCGTGCATTGCTCAAGAAACTGGGTAAACGTGGCATTGCCGCTAACCGTGTTACTGCAATGCACACCACGCCAGCGTTGAGCCAGCATAGCCAAGTGCAAGAGTTTTACACGCAACCACTGTTCGACGAGTTGCCAAAGCATATCCGCTTTATCAGCGCAGCAGGTCTACCGACTGGCGCACCAATCAATATCGACAGCGACAGCATCGCCCTTTCGATTGCCGACACTTTCTGTTCAACGCTGGATTTCACCGCGTTGATCCAGAGTGCACGTCAACAAGGTGCTCGCCTGTTTGTAGAAGTCGGTGCCGATCGTCAAACCAGCACATTGATCGACAAGATCAATCGTGGTGACAACGTAGCCGACCAATACTGCACAATCACTTCCAATGCCAAAGGCGGTGACGATATTGTCACGCTCATCAAATGCATTGGTCAGCTCATTACTCATCAAATTCCACTGTCTGTCGAGCCCCTTATTCAAGGGCTAGAACAACAGATCACCACCGCTAAGCAATTAAGTGGTGTGTCTAAAGGCAGCGCAGTGAATCATCAAGGAGAGCTAGTATGA